One Oryza brachyantha chromosome 3, ObraRS2, whole genome shotgun sequence DNA segment encodes these proteins:
- the LOC102707660 gene encoding non-specific lipid transfer protein GPI-anchored 15-like, with protein sequence MHVRLDAVSIDRSISMGAARGNGGSVLGLGVAVAVTVALLACRCAAQTPSASSTTTGGSGCMPELVSLSPCMGFMSGSATAPAAACCSALSGVLRSNPGCLCMVLGGTAASLGVAVDTARAVLLPGACSIQAPSASQCNALEAPMPSPASPAPPVATPATPTEPSGTPGSKTTPTPFTHYSDGSMMNPRMMFIVVVVVIVALLDHL encoded by the exons ATGCACGTACGCTTGGACGCcgtctcgatcgatcgatcgatctcaatGGGAGCAGCTCGTGGCAACGGCGGCTCCGTGCTTGGCCTCGGCGTGGCCGTGGCGGTGACCGTGGCGCTCCTGGCGTGCCGGTGCGCGGCGCAGACGCCGTCTgcctcgtcgacgacgaccggcggctcgGGCTGCATGCCAGAGCTCGTCAGCCTGTCCCCCTGCATGGGGTTCATGTCGGggagcgcgacggcgccggcggcggcgtgctgcTCGGCGCTGTCCGGCGTGCTGAGGTCGAACCCGGGGTGCCTCTGCATGGTGCTCGGCGGCACGGCCGCGTcgctcggcgtcgccgtcgacacCGCCCGCGCCGTGCTGCTCCCCGGCGCCTGCAGCATCCAGGCCCCATCTGCTAGCCAGTGCAACG CCTTGGAAGCTCCAATGCCGTCTCCGGCGAGCCCGGCACCACCTGTCGCTACTCCGGCGACACCAACAGAACCCAGCGGCACTCCTGGATCGAAGACCACTCCGACACCCTTCACTCACTATTCAGATGGAAGCATGATGAACCCCAGAATGATGTTCATCGTCGTTGTGGTAGTGATCGTTGCCTTGCTTGATCACTTGTAA